A portion of the Actomonas aquatica genome contains these proteins:
- a CDS encoding pyrophosphate--fructose-6-phosphate 1-phosphotransferase codes for MTNNAKPKKVALLTAGGLAPCLSSAVGGLIERYTELAPEIEIIAYRGGYKGLLLGDSYKVGPAERAAAGILHAHGGSPIGNSRVKLTNIKDCVKRGLVEEGQDPQKVAADQLIKDGVDILHTIGGDDTNTAAADLAAYLAKHDYGLTVIGLPKTIDNDVYPIRQSLGAWTAAEQGARYFRNVVAEHNANPRMLIVHEVMGRNCGWLTAATAESYRQLLDASDYVPGLGLSRANLEVHGVFIPEMAIDLEAEATRLRAVMDETDNVNIFISEGAGVESIVAEMEAKGQDVPRDAFGHVKLDAVNPGKWFGEQFAKMIGAEKVLVQKSGYFARAAPANQADLDLIRDCVHEAVDCAMRFEGGVIGHDEDQGGTLRAIEFPRIKGGKPFDPATPWFTDLLGAIGQPRGATVETKH; via the coding sequence ATGACCAACAACGCCAAGCCCAAGAAAGTTGCTCTGCTCACCGCCGGTGGGCTCGCTCCCTGCCTCAGTTCCGCTGTCGGCGGCCTGATCGAACGCTACACCGAGCTCGCGCCGGAAATCGAAATCATCGCCTACCGCGGCGGCTACAAGGGCCTCCTCCTCGGCGATAGCTACAAGGTGGGCCCGGCCGAGCGCGCAGCCGCCGGCATCCTGCACGCCCACGGCGGCAGCCCCATCGGCAACAGCCGCGTGAAGCTCACCAACATCAAGGACTGCGTGAAGCGCGGCCTCGTTGAGGAAGGCCAGGACCCGCAAAAGGTCGCCGCCGACCAGCTCATCAAGGACGGCGTCGACATCCTCCACACCATCGGTGGTGACGACACCAATACCGCCGCCGCCGATCTGGCCGCCTACCTCGCCAAGCACGACTACGGCCTCACCGTCATCGGCCTGCCCAAGACGATCGACAACGACGTCTATCCCATCCGCCAATCCCTCGGCGCCTGGACCGCCGCCGAACAAGGCGCCCGCTACTTCCGCAACGTCGTGGCCGAGCACAACGCCAACCCGCGCATGCTCATCGTGCACGAGGTCATGGGCCGCAACTGCGGCTGGCTCACCGCCGCCACCGCCGAGTCCTACCGCCAGCTTCTCGACGCGTCCGACTACGTGCCCGGCCTCGGCCTCTCCCGCGCCAACCTCGAGGTTCACGGCGTCTTCATTCCCGAAATGGCCATCGACCTCGAAGCCGAAGCCACCCGTCTGCGCGCTGTCATGGACGAAACCGACAACGTGAACATCTTCATCTCCGAAGGTGCCGGCGTGGAAAGCATCGTCGCCGAGATGGAAGCCAAGGGTCAGGACGTCCCCCGCGACGCCTTCGGCCACGTGAAGCTCGACGCCGTAAATCCCGGCAAGTGGTTCGGTGAACAGTTCGCCAAGATGATCGGCGCCGAGAAAGTGCTCGTCCAAAAGAGCGGTTACTTCGCCCGCGCCGCCCCGGCCAATCAGGCCGACCTCGACCTCATCCGCGACTGCGTGCACGAAGCCGTCGATTGCGCCATGCGCTTCGAAGGCGGCGTCATCGGTCACGACGAGGACCAAGGCGGCACCCTGCGCGCCATCGAGTTCCCGCGCATCAAGGGCGGCAAGCCCTTCGACCCGGCCACCCCGTGGTTCACCGATCTGCTCGGCGCCATCGGTCAGCCGCGCGGCGCGACCGTCGAGACCAAGCACTGA
- a CDS encoding LptF/LptG family permease gives MSLIDRYVLREWVGALALVLGATMGLLLMASMVDDLTDLQAVGAGLVDICFYFLIKLPSFLSVVLNLSVLLSLLFTLGRLHRNLEITAMRAAGMGFFRITRMIWGAGLVLCAATWYLNGTVIPWSVETSRAILQDLRVQGQGKVESADKVEAVYSVAFDNRRENRMWFMNRFSRYTDRGYGVMVTELDRQRREKTRLQSREAWFDEETGSWVFVDGRETWIDPETGEVQRTLPFAEKAVRHYREDPKLMLVFDQKPQDLSFFELERVMAFHRAADDPKVQRYAVRYYGLLAETLGPLIIIALAVPFAVAGVRVNPAVGVSKSIGLFLVYFVLFKASTGLGGRALIDPVWAALAPNLIMLALGIVLMFRVR, from the coding sequence CTGCTCATGGCCTCGATGGTCGATGATCTGACTGACCTGCAGGCGGTGGGCGCAGGGCTGGTCGACATCTGTTTTTATTTCCTGATCAAGCTGCCGAGCTTTCTCTCGGTGGTGCTGAACCTGTCGGTGTTGCTTTCGCTGCTCTTCACGCTGGGGCGCCTCCACCGGAATCTGGAAATCACGGCGATGCGGGCGGCGGGCATGGGCTTCTTCCGCATCACGCGGATGATCTGGGGGGCGGGTTTGGTGCTGTGCGCCGCCACCTGGTATCTCAACGGCACGGTGATACCGTGGTCGGTCGAGACGTCGCGGGCGATCCTGCAGGACCTGCGGGTGCAGGGGCAGGGAAAGGTCGAGAGCGCCGACAAAGTGGAGGCGGTGTATTCGGTGGCCTTCGACAATCGGCGGGAAAACCGCATGTGGTTCATGAACCGTTTCAGCCGCTACACCGATCGCGGTTACGGCGTGATGGTGACGGAACTCGACCGGCAGCGACGGGAGAAAACTCGCCTGCAATCGCGCGAAGCGTGGTTTGACGAGGAGACCGGGAGTTGGGTGTTTGTGGACGGCCGCGAGACGTGGATCGATCCGGAGACGGGCGAGGTGCAGCGCACGCTGCCCTTTGCGGAAAAGGCGGTGCGGCACTATCGCGAGGATCCGAAGCTGATGCTCGTCTTCGACCAGAAGCCGCAGGACCTGTCGTTTTTCGAATTGGAGCGGGTGATGGCGTTTCACCGCGCGGCGGATGACCCCAAGGTGCAGCGGTATGCCGTGCGGTATTACGGCCTGCTGGCCGAGACCCTGGGGCCGCTCATCATCATCGCATTGGCGGTGCCGTTTGCGGTGGCGGGCGTGCGAGTGAATCCGGCCGTGGGGGTGTCGAAATCGATCGGCCTATTCCTGGTGTATTTTGTCCTCTTCAAAGCCAGCACCGGGTTGGGCGGACGTGCGCTGATTGACCCCGTCTGGGCGGCGCTGGCGCCCAACCTGATCATGCTCGCGCTCGGTATCGTGCTGATGTTCCGTGTGCGGTAG
- a CDS encoding diacylglycerol kinase: MSDSPPQSDRASARPESSTPPSSEPVSPPPATTMATGGDAENKRRDLRNFIASIRYSVDGFFAAVKHEPSFREDLIFVACLVPFAIILPVNAVSTALMIAVLLLIMIVELLNSAIEWTIDYLRPEIHPLAKRVKDMGSAAVFLSYINAIVVWVVLLWPSNTVWNRLADWFVS; the protein is encoded by the coding sequence GTGAGCGATTCTCCGCCCCAGTCCGACCGTGCTTCGGCGCGTCCCGAGTCTTCGACGCCACCCTCGTCCGAGCCGGTCAGCCCGCCGCCCGCCACCACCATGGCCACCGGTGGCGACGCCGAAAACAAACGCCGCGACCTGCGCAACTTCATCGCGTCCATCCGCTACTCGGTCGACGGCTTCTTTGCCGCGGTGAAGCACGAGCCCTCCTTCCGCGAAGACCTCATCTTCGTGGCCTGTCTCGTGCCCTTTGCCATCATCCTGCCGGTCAACGCCGTCTCCACCGCTCTCATGATCGCGGTGCTGTTGCTCATCATGATCGTCGAGCTGCTCAACTCCGCCATTGAGTGGACCATCGACTACCTGCGCCCGGAGATTCATCCGCTCGCCAAACGCGTGAAGGATATGGGCAGCGCCGCGGTGTTTCTCAGCTACATCAACGCCATCGTCGTCTGGGTCGTGCTCCTCTGGCCCTCCAACACCGTCTGGAACCGCCTCGCCGATTGGTTTGTATCCTGA
- a CDS encoding peroxiredoxin-like family protein: MPALSGMRLLFAAALSSLVLSTSGLAALPLGPEAAKPIGVGEPVPSAALQQPDGASVDLRELALAQPSILITYRGGWCPYCNTHLGELATIEPQLTALGFRVIAFSPEQPATLAAALAEHPAENGRLTLSDRAGHASRALGLAYQMKPATHSRYLEHGLDLAPIADQPGEHWLPVPAAYVVNAEGVITFAFTHTDIRQRVNLDDLLAAARKAAPQLQ; this comes from the coding sequence ATGCCCGCTCTCAGCGGCATGCGCCTTTTATTTGCTGCTGCTCTTAGCTCTCTCGTTTTGTCCACCAGCGGCCTCGCCGCCCTGCCGCTCGGTCCGGAGGCCGCGAAACCCATCGGAGTCGGCGAGCCCGTGCCCTCCGCCGCCTTGCAGCAACCCGACGGTGCTTCCGTCGACCTGCGCGAACTCGCGCTCGCCCAACCGAGCATCCTCATCACCTACCGCGGCGGCTGGTGCCCTTATTGCAACACCCACCTCGGTGAGCTCGCCACCATCGAGCCCCAGCTCACCGCCCTCGGTTTCCGCGTCATCGCCTTCAGCCCCGAGCAACCCGCCACCCTCGCCGCCGCGCTGGCCGAGCATCCCGCCGAAAACGGTCGACTCACCCTCTCCGATCGCGCCGGCCACGCCAGCCGCGCCCTCGGCCTGGCCTACCAAATGAAGCCCGCCACCCATAGTCGCTACTTGGAACATGGGCTCGATCTCGCCCCCATCGCCGACCAACCCGGCGAACACTGGCTGCCCGTGCCCGCCGCCTACGTCGTGAATGCCGAGGGCGTCATCACCTTCGCCTTCACCCACACCGACATCCGCCAGCGCGTAAACCTCGACGACTTGCTCGCCGCCGCCCGCAAGGCTGCACCGCAGTTGCAATAA
- a CDS encoding TIGR02466 family protein, translating to MPVHLHFPTYVYCEPLQPKSLDKLNAELVTECDQLRAFDVAGRKWSEKNYPGGYTSYASMNELHRFSSTFEALQRKIDKHVKAYAKALDFDLRGADVRMTDCWVNMMPPGTTHALHIHPLSFISGTYYVQTPEGCPGIKFEDPRLDRFMAAPPRKAKCKPENEAFVTYPAQAGNVVLFESWLRHEVPANQVQEERISISFNYAWN from the coding sequence ATGCCCGTCCACCTGCACTTCCCCACCTACGTTTACTGCGAGCCGCTTCAACCCAAGAGCCTCGACAAGCTCAACGCCGAGTTGGTCACCGAGTGCGACCAGCTGCGCGCCTTCGATGTCGCCGGCCGCAAGTGGTCGGAGAAAAACTACCCCGGCGGCTACACCAGCTACGCGTCGATGAACGAGCTGCACCGCTTCTCCAGCACCTTCGAGGCGCTGCAGCGCAAGATCGACAAACACGTCAAAGCCTACGCCAAGGCCCTCGACTTCGACCTGCGCGGCGCCGACGTGCGCATGACCGACTGCTGGGTCAACATGATGCCCCCCGGCACCACCCACGCCCTTCACATCCACCCGCTTTCCTTCATCAGCGGCACCTACTACGTGCAAACCCCGGAAGGTTGCCCTGGCATCAAGTTCGAGGACCCGCGCCTCGACCGCTTCATGGCCGCCCCGCCCCGCAAGGCCAAGTGCAAGCCCGAGAATGAGGCCTTCGTCACCTACCCCGCCCAAGCCGGCAACGTCGTGCTCTTCGAGAGCTGGCTCCGCCACGAAGTCCCCGCCAACCAGGTCCAGGAGGAGCGCATCTCGATCTCCTTCAACTACGCGTGGAACTGA
- the mpgS gene encoding mannosyl-3-phosphoglycerate synthase, producing MRIESPREFERLGAVRIYGLQKVYELDAGPESGSPEGGEDSVVRRVSSEALHEIESQMAIVVPVRNERLKLIEGVLVGIPHDCLVIVVSNSPRAPVDKFFLEQEAINNFCRFTRKQVMVVHQKDPAIAAAFSAAGYHDILDDKELVRNGKAEGMIMGSLLAKMAGRKYVGFVDSDNYFPGAVNEYVKEYAAGFCLNPSDYAMVRISWHSKPKVVENSLYFAKWGRSSRHSNMFLNKLVGHHTGFETEIVKTGNAGEHALTTDLAMSIDYATGYAVETFHYVHLLEKYAGILTEGEGVGEDMHRMVKISQIESRNPHLHEVKGDEHVEDMIAASLSTIYHSKLCPESLREEIEQDLQRRNYLKEGEQLAPMRIYKSLDRMNYDQFFATSEAAIRAAGGTSLTVPVASSKPSPVEPTPAETAED from the coding sequence ATGCGTATTGAGTCGCCGCGTGAGTTTGAACGCTTGGGGGCCGTGCGCATTTATGGCCTGCAGAAAGTGTATGAGTTGGATGCCGGTCCGGAGAGCGGCTCCCCCGAAGGCGGAGAGGACTCGGTGGTGCGCCGCGTTTCGTCGGAGGCGCTGCACGAGATCGAGAGCCAGATGGCGATCGTGGTGCCGGTGCGCAACGAGCGTTTGAAGCTCATCGAAGGCGTGCTGGTGGGTATCCCGCACGACTGTCTGGTGATTGTGGTCTCCAACAGCCCGCGAGCGCCGGTGGACAAATTTTTCCTCGAGCAGGAGGCGATCAACAACTTCTGCCGCTTCACCCGCAAGCAGGTGATGGTGGTGCACCAGAAGGATCCGGCGATCGCGGCGGCCTTCTCGGCGGCGGGTTATCACGACATCCTCGACGACAAGGAGCTGGTGCGCAACGGCAAGGCCGAGGGCATGATCATGGGGTCGCTCCTGGCCAAGATGGCGGGCCGCAAATACGTGGGATTTGTCGACAGCGACAACTACTTCCCGGGCGCGGTGAACGAGTATGTGAAGGAGTATGCGGCGGGCTTCTGTCTGAACCCGAGCGATTACGCCATGGTGCGCATCTCCTGGCACTCCAAACCCAAGGTGGTGGAGAACTCCCTCTACTTCGCGAAGTGGGGTCGCAGTTCCCGTCACTCCAACATGTTCCTTAACAAGTTGGTGGGCCATCACACCGGCTTCGAGACCGAGATCGTGAAGACCGGCAACGCCGGCGAGCACGCGCTCACGACCGATCTCGCGATGAGCATCGATTACGCGACCGGTTACGCGGTCGAGACCTTCCACTACGTCCACCTGCTCGAAAAATATGCCGGCATCCTCACCGAGGGTGAAGGCGTGGGCGAAGACATGCATCGCATGGTCAAGATCAGTCAGATCGAGTCGCGCAACCCGCACTTGCATGAAGTGAAGGGGGACGAACACGTCGAAGACATGATCGCGGCCTCGCTGAGCACGATCTACCACTCCAAGCTCTGCCCGGAATCACTCCGCGAGGAAATCGAGCAGGACCTGCAGCGGCGCAACTACCTCAAGGAAGGGGAGCAACTCGCACCGATGCGGATCTACAAGAGTCTGGATCGGATGAATTATGACCAGTTCTTCGCGACGTCGGAGGCCGCGATTCGTGCCGCTGGCGGCACCTCGCTGACGGTCCCGGTGGCGTCGTCGAAGCCGAGCCCCGTCGAGCCGACTCCCGCGGAGACCGCCGAAGACTGA
- a CDS encoding peptide MFS transporter, with the protein MSDQSTSSAPVDSLNDRGGIGGHPRGLSTLFFTEMWERFSYYGMRALLVLFMTLAIAEGGLGFSTEKAANIYGTYTMSVYLLGILGGFIADNFIGARRAVLIGGMVIAAGHYSMALPSETTFFIGLFLVAVGTGLLKPNISTMVGSLYSPEDARRDAGFSIFYMGINIGALSSALVCGWLAQSETFRGMLESWGMNPHGSWHWAFGAAGVGMTFGLISYLRRAGTLAHVGHVPAPEADGSRPWGKLGLVALGSAALIGLMVAAEEYKAIVFALFAVQIGAILFFAFRPSEESRRMAAILVLFMAAQVFWAIFEQAGSSVQLFADRLTRNEVFGAEFPSTWWQSVNSLWVILMAPCFAWLWIKLGKGGPSSPMKFVFGLLLVGVSFIWMIPAAKLTAEGLVSPIWLLGLFFLQTAGEMCLSPVGLSTMTKLAPARLTGLVMGIWFLAAALGNKLAGLLAGSFDESDPSSLVDFFLTQAMWVGIATAILLALVPWVKRLMGGVH; encoded by the coding sequence ATGAGCGACCAATCCACTTCCTCCGCCCCCGTCGATTCGCTGAATGACCGGGGTGGCATCGGGGGCCACCCGCGTGGCCTGTCCACCCTGTTCTTCACCGAGATGTGGGAGCGTTTTTCGTATTACGGAATGCGCGCCCTGCTGGTGCTGTTCATGACCCTCGCGATCGCCGAGGGCGGCCTGGGCTTCTCCACCGAGAAGGCCGCCAACATCTACGGCACCTACACCATGAGCGTGTATCTGCTCGGCATCCTCGGTGGGTTTATTGCCGATAACTTCATCGGCGCCCGCCGCGCCGTGCTCATCGGCGGTATGGTCATCGCCGCCGGCCACTACTCCATGGCCCTGCCGTCCGAGACCACCTTCTTCATCGGTCTCTTCCTCGTCGCCGTCGGCACGGGTCTGCTCAAACCCAACATCTCCACCATGGTCGGCAGCCTCTACTCCCCCGAGGACGCCCGTCGCGATGCCGGTTTCTCCATTTTCTACATGGGCATCAACATCGGTGCCCTCTCCTCCGCGCTGGTCTGCGGCTGGCTCGCCCAATCCGAAACCTTCCGCGGCATGCTCGAATCCTGGGGCATGAACCCGCACGGCAGCTGGCACTGGGCCTTCGGTGCCGCCGGCGTCGGCATGACCTTCGGCCTCATCTCCTACCTGCGCCGCGCCGGCACCCTCGCCCACGTGGGTCACGTGCCGGCTCCGGAAGCCGACGGCTCCCGCCCCTGGGGCAAACTCGGCCTCGTCGCTCTCGGCTCCGCCGCCCTCATCGGCCTCATGGTCGCGGCCGAAGAATACAAGGCCATCGTCTTCGCCCTCTTCGCCGTGCAGATCGGCGCCATCCTCTTCTTCGCCTTCCGCCCGTCCGAGGAAAGCCGCCGCATGGCCGCCATCCTGGTGCTCTTCATGGCCGCCCAGGTCTTCTGGGCCATCTTCGAGCAGGCCGGTTCCTCCGTGCAGCTCTTCGCCGACCGCCTCACCCGCAACGAGGTCTTCGGCGCGGAATTCCCCTCCACCTGGTGGCAGTCGGTCAACTCGCTCTGGGTCATCCTCATGGCCCCCTGTTTCGCCTGGCTGTGGATCAAACTCGGCAAAGGCGGCCCGAGCTCGCCGATGAAGTTTGTCTTCGGCCTGCTGCTCGTCGGCGTGTCCTTCATCTGGATGATCCCGGCGGCCAAACTCACCGCCGAGGGCCTCGTGAGCCCGATCTGGCTGCTCGGTCTGTTCTTCCTGCAAACCGCCGGTGAGATGTGCCTGAGCCCCGTCGGACTGAGCACCATGACCAAACTCGCGCCCGCTCGCCTCACCGGTCTGGTGATGGGCATCTGGTTCCTCGCCGCCGCGCTGGGCAACAAACTCGCCGGTCTGCTCGCGGGCAGCTTCGACGAGTCCGATCCCTCCTCGCTGGTCGACTTCTTCCTCACCCAAGCCATGTGGGTGGGCATCGCCACCGCCATCCTGCTCGCCCTCGTCCCGTGGGTGAAGCGCCTCATGGGCGGCGTGCACTGA
- a CDS encoding S9 family peptidase, which translates to MPLPRPHCSRRFITCALALLIALTAPPTASAQLFGGASRPVARQDGIERQLAPPRASLATLSRDGRHLAYAVHAGGRTRIDIVATTPPYAKQSIQLGDTRGARLLSLQWTSPDRLVLATEDWAIATATLSDGSARIVLDPSRFTIGVSGQLDTTFAARDNPLQFERLARPPRLLALAPDAPDTVIVEGVAGRDLEDAIATTARLDLTDGSLKELEQVRLIAPAMRTWADPQGRYRLLEDRTYFPLQWRARDLRANGRLGRWRPLEDVIASTLATAFEADADRLWLDRALPLGFNRDGTTLYFATNVDRDSYALRAWDFARDSLTDLQVDLPGIDLAPPVADVTTRFIGSYERQQRRVNAALFYTDFAPVPPPNPLVFDRASGELAGVRVAALPAGAHWIDPQLAALQPLLERDHPGRLVHILDWDDARQFLLVNVASAASTGRYYLYRTADAAWVEILRRDEIDRAADHHRVESFTLTADDGSPLHGRVTYPRQPLGKTPPLVCFLPDGPWQVSDHTHSAPAQMLAEYGCLVLEVDYRGSAGHGNATLLAGRDAPDHVAHADLTRAMAWLAEKQTYNPRRVALIGVGYGGWLALRAAQLSPSAFSSVAALNAFDDLDHLFTPPPERERPDGTVSALRLAQDMQGYLEATRRDLDATINLVSGGTSDTSFSSGSTIDPSTYSDGEGEEVDENVTYSEENQWNRYNTTSRFRALDRMVRHQEPTPVPFRVRFAQWFFGEDTHRNEAYSVSEHADLIDAAVLLCATPDEAGHSFSATRKIAAALADARHPAEVWELPASPWNRSIAERPEVWLRVAEFLNETLLNFDVEIGPSREVPDAP; encoded by the coding sequence GTGCCCCTGCCCCGCCCCCACTGCTCCCGCCGCTTCATCACCTGCGCGTTGGCGCTGCTCATCGCCCTGACCGCGCCCCCCACCGCCTCCGCCCAACTCTTCGGTGGTGCCTCCCGCCCCGTCGCCCGCCAGGACGGCATTGAACGCCAACTCGCGCCCCCCCGTGCTTCCCTCGCCACCCTCTCACGCGATGGCCGGCACCTCGCCTACGCCGTGCACGCCGGGGGCCGCACCCGCATCGACATCGTCGCCACCACGCCGCCTTACGCCAAACAAAGTATCCAACTCGGCGATACACGAGGCGCCCGGCTGCTCTCCCTGCAATGGACCTCCCCAGATCGCCTCGTGCTCGCCACCGAGGATTGGGCCATCGCCACCGCCACCCTCAGCGACGGCTCCGCTCGCATCGTGCTCGATCCCAGTCGCTTCACCATCGGTGTCTCGGGCCAGCTCGACACCACCTTCGCCGCCCGCGACAACCCGCTGCAGTTTGAACGCCTCGCCCGCCCGCCGCGCTTGCTCGCCCTCGCTCCCGATGCACCCGACACCGTGATCGTCGAAGGCGTCGCCGGCCGCGATCTGGAAGACGCCATCGCCACCACCGCCCGCCTCGACCTCACCGACGGCTCGCTCAAAGAGCTGGAGCAGGTCCGCCTTATCGCGCCCGCCATGCGGACCTGGGCCGACCCGCAGGGCCGCTACCGCCTGCTCGAGGACCGCACCTACTTCCCCCTGCAATGGCGCGCCCGTGACCTGCGCGCCAACGGTCGCCTCGGTCGCTGGCGGCCCCTCGAGGACGTGATCGCCTCCACCCTCGCCACCGCCTTCGAGGCCGACGCCGACCGCCTCTGGCTCGACCGCGCCCTCCCGCTCGGTTTCAACCGCGACGGCACCACGCTCTACTTCGCCACCAACGTCGACCGCGACAGCTACGCCCTGCGCGCCTGGGACTTCGCCCGCGATTCCCTCACCGACCTGCAGGTCGACCTGCCGGGCATCGACCTCGCGCCCCCCGTCGCCGATGTCACCACCCGCTTCATCGGCTCCTACGAACGTCAACAGCGCCGCGTAAACGCCGCCCTGTTCTACACCGACTTCGCCCCCGTGCCGCCGCCCAACCCGCTCGTCTTCGATCGCGCCTCCGGCGAACTCGCCGGCGTGCGCGTCGCCGCCCTGCCCGCCGGCGCGCATTGGATCGACCCACAGCTCGCCGCCCTGCAACCCCTGCTCGAACGCGACCATCCCGGCCGCCTCGTGCATATCCTCGATTGGGACGACGCCCGCCAGTTCCTCCTCGTCAACGTCGCCTCCGCTGCCTCCACCGGCCGCTACTACCTCTACCGCACCGCCGACGCCGCCTGGGTGGAAATCCTCCGCCGCGACGAAATCGACCGCGCCGCCGACCACCACCGCGTCGAGTCCTTTACCCTCACCGCCGACGACGGTTCGCCCCTCCACGGCCGGGTCACCTACCCGCGTCAGCCGCTGGGCAAGACGCCTCCCCTCGTCTGCTTCCTCCCCGACGGCCCGTGGCAGGTGTCCGACCACACCCACTCCGCCCCCGCCCAGATGCTCGCCGAATACGGCTGCCTCGTCCTCGAGGTCGACTACCGCGGCAGCGCCGGCCACGGCAACGCCACCCTGCTCGCCGGCCGCGACGCCCCCGACCACGTTGCCCACGCCGACCTCACCCGCGCCATGGCGTGGCTCGCGGAAAAGCAGACCTACAACCCCCGCCGCGTCGCCCTCATCGGCGTGGGCTACGGCGGTTGGCTGGCTCTGCGTGCCGCCCAACTCTCCCCCTCCGCCTTCAGCTCCGTGGCCGCGCTCAATGCCTTCGACGACCTCGATCATCTCTTCACCCCGCCCCCGGAACGCGAACGTCCGGACGGCACCGTCTCCGCCCTGCGCCTCGCCCAAGACATGCAGGGATACCTCGAAGCCACCCGCCGGGACCTCGACGCCACGATCAACCTGGTGAGCGGCGGCACGAGCGACACCAGTTTCTCCTCCGGCAGCACCATCGATCCCTCCACCTACTCCGACGGCGAAGGAGAGGAGGTCGACGAGAACGTCACCTACTCCGAAGAAAACCAGTGGAACCGCTACAACACCACGTCCCGCTTCCGCGCCCTCGACCGCATGGTCCGTCACCAGGAACCCACCCCCGTGCCGTTCCGGGTGCGTTTCGCCCAGTGGTTCTTCGGCGAGGACACCCACCGCAACGAAGCGTATTCAGTATCTGAACACGCCGACCTAATCGACGCCGCCGTGCTGCTCTGCGCCACGCCCGACGAAGCCGGCCACTCCTTCTCCGCCACCCGCAAGATCGCCGCCGCCCTCGCCGACGCCCGCCATCCCGCCGAGGTCTGGGAACTGCCGGCCTCGCCGTGGAATCGCAGCATCGCCGAACGCCCCGAAGTCTGGCTGCGCGTGGCCGAGTTCCTCAACGAAACCCTGCTTAACTTCGACGTCGAGATTGGTCCCTCGCGCGAGGTGCCCGACGCGCCATGA
- a CDS encoding HAD-IIB family hydrolase: protein MPLSSLLDPASPWLVFTDLDGTLLEWSSYSPKIARPGLLRLRERGVPVVFCSSKTATEQRALRQELGIRAIPAIVENGAAIIVPESTGLPTAGWEPAPGEPGRRALALGLPVAEIQTRLDRVRARTGQALRGYRDISDADLAELTGLSVESAARARQRDFSETLVEVLDDETWAQLDAEFAREGLECRHGGRFHTVTGAGTDKGRAVRQVIELYESAYGRSVQSVGLGDSANDKPLLEAVDHAFLLALENGSWADLATDGLHRVGGRGPYGWVEVVDGLLDDGTDDTVKQKSETAETGSADV, encoded by the coding sequence ATGCCCCTAAGTTCCTTGTTGGATCCCGCCAGCCCCTGGCTGGTGTTCACCGATCTCGATGGCACCCTCTTGGAGTGGTCGTCCTATTCTCCGAAAATCGCGCGACCGGGTTTACTGCGGTTGCGCGAGCGGGGCGTGCCGGTCGTGTTTTGCTCTTCCAAAACCGCCACTGAGCAGCGCGCGCTCCGTCAGGAGCTCGGCATCCGTGCGATCCCGGCGATCGTGGAAAACGGTGCGGCCATCATCGTGCCGGAGTCGACCGGTCTGCCGACGGCGGGCTGGGAGCCGGCACCGGGCGAACCCGGTCGTCGCGCCTTGGCGCTCGGTTTGCCGGTCGCAGAAATCCAAACGCGGCTGGACCGGGTGCGGGCGCGCACGGGGCAGGCCTTGCGTGGATATCGCGACATCAGCGACGCCGATCTGGCGGAGCTCACGGGGCTTTCGGTGGAGTCGGCGGCGCGCGCGCGGCAGCGTGATTTCAGTGAGACGCTGGTGGAGGTGCTCGATGATGAGACGTGGGCGCAGCTCGATGCCGAGTTTGCCCGCGAAGGTCTGGAGTGTCGTCATGGCGGGCGCTTTCACACCGTGACCGGCGCGGGCACGGACAAAGGTCGGGCGGTGCGTCAGGTCATCGAGCTGTATGAGAGTGCCTACGGGCGTTCGGTGCAGTCGGTGGGACTGGGCGACAGTGCCAACGACAAGCCGCTGCTTGAGGCGGTGGACCATGCCTTTTTATTGGCTTTGGAAAACGGGTCCTGGGCGGATCTGGCCACCGATGGTCTGCATCGAGTGGGAGGCCGCGGACCCTATGGCTGGGTGGAGGTGGTTGACGGTCTGCTCGACGATGGCACCGACGACACGGTGAAGCAGAAAAGCGAAACGGCCGAGACAGGTTCGGCGGACGTGTGA
- the sugE gene encoding quaternary ammonium compound efflux SMR transporter SugE — protein MPWVLLLIAAGLEVVWAVGLKSTQGFTKLGPSLLVGAAMIGSMWLLALAARHLPIGTAYAVWTGIGAVGTAIIGMAKLGEPATVARIVCILLIVAGIVGLKLFAK, from the coding sequence ATGCCTTGGGTGCTGCTCCTGATCGCCGCCGGCTTGGAGGTAGTCTGGGCCGTGGGCCTCAAAAGCACCCAAGGTTTCACCAAGCTCGGCCCCAGCCTCCTGGTCGGGGCCGCCATGATCGGCAGCATGTGGCTGCTCGCGCTCGCCGCCCGCCACCTGCCCATCGGCACGGCCTACGCCGTGTGGACCGGCATCGGCGCCGTCGGCACCGCCATCATCGGCATGGCGAAACTCGGTGAACCCGCCACGGTCGCCCGCATCGTCTGCATCCTGCTCATCGTCGCCGGCATCGTCGGCCTCAAACTTTTCGCCAAGTAG